Proteins from one Deltaproteobacteria bacterium genomic window:
- the hemW gene encoding radical SAM family heme chaperone HemW — protein sequence MLGVYVHFPFCLARCPYCDFASQVAEVIPHRLYADAVIAELDLRLAQGWPEVPVTSIYFGGGTPSLWEPAELGRVIRAVRERRRILDDAEITLEANPGASESERLAAFREQGVNRVSFGTQSFQPRVLEALGRWHSAEESASAVARARGAGIENVSIDLIYAAAGATPEETVEDVRRAAAAGPDHISAYALTLEAKVPMARAVAAGEVVLPREELAIAIEDALLGALAEAGYWRYEISNHALPGREAVHNTLYWTGHPYLGLGVSASGFRRLPDGSGERTTNARTADRYLEHLEAGRLPEASRERLERGTLLGERFFCGLRLHQGVDLDELSSWSGLDAQALHGRTLEKLELRGLVEREGRRIRPTARGLRFHDDISLAFV from the coding sequence ATGCTCGGGGTCTACGTCCACTTCCCCTTCTGCCTGGCGCGCTGCCCCTACTGCGACTTCGCCTCGCAGGTGGCCGAGGTGATCCCTCACCGCCTCTACGCCGACGCCGTGATCGCGGAGCTCGACCTGCGCCTGGCGCAGGGCTGGCCCGAGGTGCCGGTCACGAGCATCTACTTCGGGGGCGGCACCCCCTCGCTCTGGGAGCCCGCCGAGCTCGGCCGGGTGATCCGGGCGGTGCGCGAGCGGCGCAGGATCCTCGACGACGCGGAGATCACCCTGGAGGCCAACCCCGGCGCCAGCGAGAGCGAGCGCCTCGCGGCCTTCCGGGAGCAGGGCGTCAACCGGGTCTCCTTCGGCACCCAGTCCTTCCAGCCGCGGGTCCTCGAGGCCCTGGGCCGGTGGCACAGCGCCGAGGAGAGCGCCTCGGCCGTCGCGCGGGCCCGCGGCGCCGGGATCGAGAACGTCAGCATCGATCTGATCTACGCCGCCGCCGGCGCCACGCCCGAGGAGACGGTGGAGGACGTGCGCCGGGCCGCCGCGGCCGGGCCCGATCACATCAGCGCCTACGCCCTGACCCTCGAGGCGAAGGTGCCCATGGCGCGGGCCGTCGCGGCCGGCGAGGTCGTCCTCCCCCGGGAGGAGCTCGCGATCGCGATCGAGGACGCCCTGCTCGGGGCCCTCGCCGAAGCCGGCTACTGGCGCTACGAGATCTCCAACCACGCCCTCCCCGGGCGGGAGGCGGTCCACAACACCCTCTACTGGACCGGCCACCCCTACCTCGGCCTCGGGGTCTCGGCCTCGGGTTTCCGGCGCCTGCCCGACGGCAGCGGCGAGCGCACCACCAACGCCCGGACCGCCGATCGCTACCTCGAGCACCTCGAGGCGGGCCGCCTCCCCGAGGCGAGCCGGGAGCGGCTCGAGCGGGGGACCCTCCTGGGCGAGCGCTTCTTCTGCGGGCTGCGGCTCCACCAGGGCGTCGACCTCGACGAGCTCTCGTCCTGGTCGGGTCTCGACGCCCAGGCCCTCCACGGGCGGACCCTGGAGAAGCTGGAGCTGCGGGGGCTCGTCGAGCGGGAGGGCAGGCGGATCCGCCCGACCGCGCGGGGCCTGCGCTTCCACGACGATATCTCGCTGGCCTTCGTCTAG
- a CDS encoding N-acetylmuramoyl-L-alanine amidase, translated as MRQTAGGTPREVALLRLLFLTLFVGCGAHLSGDAASEASAEQNPYLRGTPLPLPDLASVVPVWPARAARPRRLLGPGPSRPLRVIIDPGHGAPGNVGNISSFCRLEQDTMLELGLELGRHLARRGYEVRLTRTFAGELPRYQERVREGQAWGGEVLISLHSDIRGWPLGWRPREAGGERCLFRDLAPGFALLYADNGPADRLSRREQLARLLSARLADAGFHPYDGWDYEGLYEADETVRGTFIDRHLPGSRIYMLRHPPMASVIIETFNARNRLESERFQEGATREAFHAAVAAALADYAAIDWPRPRRPRSI; from the coding sequence ATGAGACAGACGGCGGGTGGAACTCCGAGAGAGGTTGCGCTCCTGCGCCTCCTCTTCCTGACCCTCTTCGTGGGCTGCGGCGCCCACCTCTCCGGGGACGCGGCGAGCGAGGCGTCCGCCGAGCAGAACCCCTACCTGCGGGGGACCCCCCTGCCCCTGCCCGACCTCGCCTCGGTGGTCCCGGTCTGGCCGGCCCGCGCGGCCCGGCCCCGCCGCCTGCTGGGCCCCGGGCCCTCGCGGCCTCTGAGGGTGATCATCGATCCGGGCCACGGGGCGCCGGGGAACGTGGGGAACATCTCGAGCTTCTGCCGCCTGGAGCAGGACACCATGCTCGAGCTGGGCCTCGAGCTCGGCCGCCACCTCGCCCGGCGCGGCTACGAGGTGCGGCTGACCCGGACCTTCGCCGGGGAGCTCCCGCGCTACCAGGAGCGGGTGCGCGAGGGGCAGGCCTGGGGCGGGGAGGTCCTGATCTCCCTCCACTCCGACATCCGCGGCTGGCCGCTCGGGTGGAGGCCCCGGGAGGCCGGCGGCGAGCGCTGCCTCTTCCGGGACCTCGCCCCGGGCTTCGCGCTCCTCTACGCCGACAACGGGCCGGCCGACCGCCTCTCGCGGCGGGAGCAGCTGGCCCGCCTGCTCTCCGCCCGGCTGGCGGACGCCGGCTTCCACCCCTACGACGGCTGGGACTACGAGGGCCTCTACGAGGCCGACGAGACGGTGCGCGGGACCTTCATCGACCGGCACCTCCCGGGCAGCCGGATCTACATGCTGCGCCACCCGCCCATGGCCTCGGTGATCATCGAGACCTTCAACGCCCGCAACCGCCTGGAGTCCGAGCGCTTCCAGGAGGGCGCCACCCGCGAGGCCTTCCACGCCGCGGTGGCCGCCGCCCTGGCCGACTACGCCGCCATCGACTGGCCCCGGCCGCGCAGGCCGAGGTCGATCTGA
- a CDS encoding FlgO family outer membrane protein, giving the protein MKRALQLGVALLLPVVLGAPQASRAARPKAEGPVAVLPFKNLNRDPEQEWMARGIAETLVSDLKRTSKLVVVERDQIERAMSEIALQQDGEVSTSNAVKVGKLVGARTIVLGSYQRAGSQLRLNARFVQTETGLVLDTAKVTGQAKQVFALQDRLVNQLLDLSSGRNKQARARKPPPATEKTLKAYRLYAMAMTTATDAGQAKLLREAVAEEPDFSYALDELDALEQRLKALDARAEAAMDARAREYRAILSDPEADPALRWQAATELQRYFQTNGHPRALLGLGREVHEMSWPAGMLPDPKVKGLLLVFFAHQQLRQTDRALAVGEEFLRQYPQELDRAQVSATMARLLQQRREEEALKASIDEALRAIDVKEAKLDAEACEEHAEYEAWAEALERCGRFVEAWEGEPALVHQLNRARWLHLEAHLELGRFDEARRLAAIFREKQPEEAERRALTHRMRRWPGAALLEPGDDPRRPPAGGGRALLLPFVRKSDGRETLRLGLMLPRAMAFDLERGGRQAVVDWDRLQDHLERTPRRGREIETIDEAAAIGEALEAEVVVIGTYSVANEQELEVHARKIDVRKKTVVGEVKVEGRSDDVLPLQDRILKRLFGDRFLPPKRAAATQALRGGKKPDPKAAYRLYNLSITGSDTTRFGLLDKALEEDPGFAYARNDFAALVFKAARNAALAHLPRAEQEQALRERFGSGENPSRRRSDMMEFFGLLERTSHQAELLTLARRIDEMTWPEEYRDTLRANAVYWMQKAYEDLKQPDQVIAMGKRYAAEFPKGHFHAVVVRNAERLEEKLAKEKAKQEERLPPFLARQEGARIALEGERCAELIKHRLHLRGRRYCQDFLERHRSLEGSEDYRVSGALKTASWKIVESHFELGEFQEARALGEAHLQRYPDDPGRAVMMSYWPRD; this is encoded by the coding sequence GTGAAGCGCGCACTCCAGCTCGGCGTCGCACTCCTCCTGCCGGTGGTCCTCGGGGCCCCGCAGGCGAGCCGCGCTGCCCGGCCGAAGGCCGAGGGGCCGGTGGCGGTCCTGCCCTTCAAGAACCTCAACCGGGATCCGGAGCAGGAGTGGATGGCCCGGGGCATCGCCGAGACCCTGGTCTCGGACCTGAAGCGCACCAGCAAGCTGGTCGTCGTCGAGCGCGATCAGATCGAGCGGGCGATGTCGGAGATCGCGCTGCAGCAGGACGGCGAGGTGAGCACCAGCAACGCGGTGAAGGTGGGCAAGCTGGTCGGCGCCCGCACCATCGTCCTGGGCAGCTATCAGCGCGCCGGGAGCCAGCTGCGCCTCAACGCCCGCTTCGTCCAGACCGAGACCGGCCTCGTCCTGGACACCGCCAAGGTCACCGGCCAGGCGAAGCAGGTCTTCGCCCTCCAGGACCGGCTGGTGAACCAGCTCCTCGACCTCTCCTCCGGCCGCAACAAGCAGGCCCGGGCGCGCAAGCCGCCCCCGGCCACCGAGAAGACCCTCAAGGCCTACCGCCTCTACGCGATGGCGATGACCACCGCCACCGACGCGGGGCAGGCGAAGCTGCTGCGCGAGGCCGTCGCCGAGGAGCCGGACTTCTCCTACGCCCTCGACGAGCTCGACGCCCTCGAGCAGCGCCTGAAGGCGCTGGACGCCCGGGCCGAGGCGGCGATGGACGCCCGGGCGCGGGAGTACCGGGCCATCCTGAGTGACCCCGAGGCCGATCCCGCGCTGCGCTGGCAGGCCGCCACCGAGCTGCAGCGCTACTTCCAGACCAACGGTCACCCGCGGGCGCTCCTCGGCCTGGGGCGCGAGGTCCACGAGATGTCCTGGCCGGCGGGCATGCTCCCGGACCCGAAGGTCAAGGGGCTCCTCCTGGTCTTCTTCGCGCACCAGCAGCTGCGCCAGACCGACCGGGCCCTCGCGGTGGGTGAGGAGTTCCTCCGTCAGTACCCCCAGGAGCTCGATCGGGCGCAGGTCTCGGCGACCATGGCCCGCCTCCTCCAGCAGCGCCGGGAGGAGGAGGCCCTGAAGGCCTCCATCGACGAGGCGCTCCGCGCCATCGACGTCAAGGAGGCGAAGCTCGACGCGGAGGCCTGCGAGGAGCACGCCGAGTACGAGGCCTGGGCCGAAGCCCTCGAGCGCTGCGGCCGCTTCGTGGAGGCCTGGGAGGGTGAGCCGGCGCTGGTCCATCAGCTGAACCGGGCCCGCTGGCTCCACCTCGAGGCCCACCTCGAGCTCGGCCGCTTCGACGAGGCCCGCCGGCTGGCGGCGATCTTCCGGGAGAAGCAGCCGGAGGAGGCCGAGCGCCGGGCGCTGACCCACCGGATGCGCCGGTGGCCGGGGGCCGCCCTCCTCGAGCCGGGTGACGACCCCCGGCGGCCGCCGGCGGGGGGCGGGCGGGCCCTGCTCCTGCCCTTCGTGCGCAAGAGCGACGGCAGGGAGACCCTGCGCCTGGGCCTGATGCTGCCCCGGGCCATGGCCTTCGATCTCGAGCGGGGCGGGCGGCAGGCCGTCGTCGACTGGGATCGCCTGCAGGATCACCTCGAGCGCACGCCCCGGCGCGGCCGCGAGATCGAGACGATCGACGAGGCCGCGGCGATCGGGGAGGCCCTCGAGGCCGAGGTGGTGGTGATCGGGACCTACTCGGTCGCCAACGAGCAGGAGCTCGAGGTGCACGCCCGCAAGATCGACGTACGCAAGAAGACGGTGGTGGGCGAGGTGAAGGTGGAGGGCCGGAGCGACGACGTGCTCCCCCTGCAGGATCGCATCCTGAAGCGCCTCTTCGGCGATCGCTTCCTGCCGCCGAAGCGCGCGGCCGCGACCCAGGCGCTCCGGGGAGGCAAGAAGCCCGACCCGAAGGCCGCCTACCGCCTCTACAACCTCAGCATCACCGGCTCGGACACCACCCGCTTCGGCCTCCTGGACAAGGCCCTGGAGGAGGACCCGGGCTTCGCCTACGCCCGCAACGACTTCGCGGCCCTGGTCTTCAAGGCCGCCCGGAACGCGGCCCTCGCCCACCTCCCCCGGGCCGAGCAGGAGCAGGCGCTGCGCGAGCGCTTCGGTAGCGGGGAGAACCCCTCCCGGCGCCGCAGCGACATGATGGAGTTCTTCGGCCTGCTCGAGCGCACCTCCCACCAGGCCGAGCTCCTCACCCTGGCCCGGCGGATCGACGAGATGACCTGGCCCGAGGAGTACCGGGACACCCTGCGCGCCAACGCGGTCTACTGGATGCAGAAGGCCTACGAGGATCTGAAGCAGCCCGACCAGGTGATCGCGATGGGCAAGCGCTACGCCGCAGAGTTCCCCAAGGGGCACTTCCATGCCGTGGTCGTCCGCAACGCGGAGCGCCTCGAGGAGAAGCTGGCCAAGGAGAAGGCCAAGCAGGAGGAGCGCCTCCCGCCCTTCCTGGCCCGGCAGGAGGGCGCCCGCATCGCCCTGGAGGGCGAGCGCTGCGCGGAGCTCATCAAGCACCGGCTCCACCTGCGGGGCCGCCGCTACTGCCAGGACTTCCTCGAGCGGCACCGGAGCCTCGAGGGCTCGGAGGACTACCGGGTCTCCGGCGCCCTCAAGACGGCCAGCTGGAAGATCGTCGAGTCCCACTTCGAGCTCGGCGAGTTCCAGGAGGCGCGCGCCCTGGGTGAGGCGCACCTCCAGCGCTACCCGGACGATCCCGGCCGGGCGGTGATGATGAGCTACTGGCCCCGGGACTGA
- a CDS encoding cytochrome c3 family protein, whose amino-acid sequence MRTMFGTMGMTLAFLLIVGCSADQPTEPAAEGVKAEEAVAEAEAPAAEAPAAEAAEAEAEKPAVEAEAEAEAEAEAPAAEAEAEAEAEVEAEKPAVEAEAEAEKPAAEAPKVEEQPKGEEGKETTKPAKRSPGPASLTFAAGTKGKVTFPHRDHQKAGLGCNKCHHTAEARATPAACRSCHGKAADAPAMKDAAHKSCKACHAEQGSGPTKCPDCHVKEG is encoded by the coding sequence ATGAGGACGATGTTCGGGACGATGGGGATGACGCTGGCTTTCCTGCTGATCGTCGGCTGCAGCGCCGACCAGCCCACTGAGCCCGCCGCCGAGGGGGTGAAGGCCGAGGAGGCGGTGGCCGAGGCCGAGGCTCCCGCCGCCGAGGCGCCCGCGGCTGAGGCCGCCGAGGCGGAGGCCGAGAAGCCTGCGGTCGAGGCGGAGGCTGAGGCGGAGGCGGAGGCGGAGGCGCCTGCGGCCGAGGCTGAGGCCGAGGCGGAGGCCGAGGTTGAGGCTGAGAAGCCTGCGGTCGAGGCCGAGGCGGAGGCTGAGAAGCCTGCGGCCGAGGCCCCGAAGGTCGAGGAGCAGCCCAAGGGCGAGGAGGGCAAGGAGACCACCAAGCCCGCCAAGCGCTCGCCGGGCCCGGCGAGCCTCACCTTCGCCGCCGGCACCAAGGGCAAGGTGACCTTCCCCCACCGCGATCACCAGAAGGCCGGCCTGGGCTGCAACAAGTGCCACCACACGGCCGAGGCCCGGGCGACGCCCGCCGCCTGCCGCTCCTGCCATGGCAAGGCCGCCGACGCGCCCGCCATGAAGGACGCGGCCCACAAGAGCTGCAAGGCCTGCCACGCCGAGCAGGGCTCGGGCCCGACCAAGTGCCCCGACTGCCACGTGAAGGAAGGCTGA
- a CDS encoding MATE family efflux transporter, with translation MSSSAPSQGKLTEGPVREHLVRLVVPMMVGMVSVITFNLVDTYFVGLLGTTELAAMSFTFPVVFSFGSFTIGLGVGVMSLVSRAIGSAQTEQVRRLTTDALLLALVLVAAFSVVGYLTIDPVFRLLGATDAVLPHIRDYMEVWYLGMVFLVVPMVGNSVIRATGDTKTPAKVMVFAGLINAVLDPLFIFGLGPLPAFGLKGAAIATVIGRACTLVVALWILVGREHLLDLRPVHPARVLRSWGAALAMGLPIAGSNIAVPLTTGFVTRLVAEHGEEAVAAFGAASRIEGLALLPLFSLGAGLAPFVGQNWGAGQIDRIDESIALSRRFSFWWGLIAWGGLSVLAVPLAWLFPDTPGFFREFTHYLWIAPIGYGLFGMVQVAVSSFNAMGRQLVASALTLFRAPLLVAAGTLLGGWALGIDGVFAGLGVANVAAGATAIWAMRRACAARRASLAAAGA, from the coding sequence ATGTCCAGCTCCGCTCCGAGCCAAGGCAAGCTCACCGAGGGCCCGGTCCGCGAGCACCTCGTGCGCCTCGTCGTCCCGATGATGGTCGGGATGGTCTCGGTCATCACCTTCAACCTCGTCGACACCTACTTCGTGGGGCTGCTCGGCACGACCGAGCTCGCGGCGATGAGCTTCACCTTCCCGGTGGTCTTCTCCTTCGGGAGCTTCACGATCGGCCTGGGGGTCGGGGTGATGAGCCTGGTCTCCCGGGCCATCGGCTCGGCGCAGACCGAGCAGGTCCGCCGCCTCACCACCGACGCCCTGTTGCTGGCCCTCGTCCTGGTCGCCGCCTTCTCCGTCGTCGGCTACCTCACCATCGATCCGGTCTTCCGCCTGCTGGGGGCCACCGACGCGGTGCTGCCCCACATCCGCGACTACATGGAGGTCTGGTACCTCGGGATGGTCTTCCTGGTCGTGCCGATGGTGGGCAACTCGGTGATCCGCGCCACCGGCGACACGAAGACGCCGGCCAAGGTGATGGTCTTCGCCGGGCTGATCAACGCGGTCCTCGATCCCCTCTTCATCTTCGGCCTCGGGCCCCTGCCGGCCTTCGGCCTGAAGGGGGCGGCCATCGCCACCGTGATCGGGCGGGCCTGCACCCTGGTCGTCGCCCTCTGGATCCTCGTCGGCCGGGAGCACCTCCTCGATCTGAGGCCGGTCCACCCGGCCCGCGTCCTGCGCTCCTGGGGCGCGGCCCTGGCGATGGGGCTGCCCATCGCGGGCTCGAACATCGCCGTGCCCCTGACCACCGGCTTCGTGACCCGGCTGGTCGCCGAGCACGGCGAGGAGGCGGTGGCGGCCTTCGGCGCCGCGAGCCGGATCGAGGGCCTGGCCCTCCTGCCCCTCTTCTCCCTGGGGGCCGGCCTCGCCCCCTTCGTCGGTCAGAACTGGGGCGCCGGACAGATCGACCGGATCGACGAGTCCATCGCCCTCTCCCGCCGCTTCTCCTTCTGGTGGGGCCTCATCGCCTGGGGAGGGCTCTCGGTCCTGGCCGTGCCCCTGGCCTGGCTCTTCCCCGACACCCCCGGGTTCTTCCGCGAGTTCACCCACTACCTGTGGATCGCGCCGATCGGCTACGGCCTCTTCGGCATGGTGCAGGTGGCGGTCTCGAGCTTCAACGCCATGGGGCGCCAGCTCGTGGCCAGCGCCCTCACCCTCTTCCGGGCGCCCCTCCTGGTCGCCGCGGGCACTCTCCTGGGCGGCTGGGCGCTCGGGATCGATGGCGTCTTCGCCGGCCTCGGCGTCGCGAACGTGGCGGCCGGCGCCACGGCGATCTGGGCCATGCGCCGCGCCTGTGCCGCGCGGCGAGCGAGCCTCGCGGCGGCCGGCGCCTGA
- a CDS encoding 2,3,4,5-tetrahydropyridine-2,6-dicarboxylate N-succinyltransferase has translation MSETREPREIIERAFDDRSLVHEPEVETAVKSTIAALDRGALRVATRGEDGEWTVHEWLKKAILLYFSIAEMRTLEVGPFEFHDKIPLKTDLAAQGVRLVPPGTIRFGAHCERGVVVMPGYVNIGAYVATGSMVDTWATVGSCAQVGQGVHLSGGVGIGGVLEPPGARPVIIEDGAFIGSRSIVVEGVIVGEGAVLGAGTVLTASTPIIDVRGEQEVVTKGRVPPRAVVVPGSRPKDFPAGTYHMPCALIIGERSAKTDEKTSLNEVLREFAVEA, from the coding sequence ATGAGCGAGACACGCGAGCCCCGGGAGATCATCGAGCGCGCCTTCGACGACCGCAGCCTGGTCCACGAGCCGGAGGTGGAGACGGCGGTGAAGTCCACGATCGCCGCGCTGGATCGGGGCGCGCTGCGGGTCGCGACCCGGGGAGAGGACGGGGAGTGGACGGTCCACGAGTGGCTCAAGAAGGCCATCCTCCTCTACTTCTCCATCGCCGAGATGCGGACCCTGGAGGTCGGGCCCTTCGAGTTCCACGACAAGATCCCCCTGAAGACCGACCTGGCGGCGCAGGGCGTTCGCCTGGTGCCGCCCGGGACCATCCGCTTCGGCGCCCACTGCGAGCGCGGGGTGGTGGTCATGCCCGGCTACGTGAACATCGGCGCCTACGTCGCCACCGGCTCGATGGTCGACACCTGGGCCACCGTCGGGAGCTGCGCGCAAGTAGGCCAGGGCGTGCACCTCTCCGGCGGGGTCGGCATCGGTGGGGTCCTCGAGCCTCCGGGCGCCCGGCCGGTGATCATCGAGGACGGCGCCTTCATCGGCTCGCGCTCGATCGTGGTCGAGGGCGTGATCGTCGGAGAGGGGGCGGTGCTGGGGGCCGGCACGGTCCTGACCGCCTCGACCCCCATCATCGACGTGCGGGGCGAGCAGGAGGTCGTCACGAAGGGGAGGGTCCCGCCGCGAGCGGTGGTCGTCCCCGGCTCGCGCCCCAAGGACTTCCCGGCGGGCACCTACCACATGCCCTGCGCCCTCATCATCGGGGAGCGCTCGGCGAAGACCGACGAGAAGACCTCGTTGAACGAGGTGCTGCGGGAGTTCGCCGTCGAGGCCTGA
- a CDS encoding CHAT domain-containing protein, with translation MTGKKDDDLQALLEERQRIDRALEARHRGERVILFTDIVGSTELFERKGDIEGLAFVQRHNDLLFPLVEEHQGRIVKTIGDAIMAVFEAPAMGVACAARMQQVLREDRAAHPEADAIHIRIGVHLGAVMLADGDVFGDAVNTAARIEAKGQADEVLISAKLFEALPAGSVQAEPCGGVPLKGKAELVPVMALHWGEGTPAARRLDPGPREAAPATPEITGSTQALPPLLVLDLMEGGRGLKAAVMDGEQDKGPVRTFAEGSWGRADADKILRRFDAFLGGNASSYASKVRTLGELLWNGALPASVRARLETTERGFLRLQVDEAFADVPWELLHDGRTFLGLRFAVGRVIATSATGSAGPGTAAEAEGAALIVADPCGDLPSAREEGGAVAGLLHEGFGGEVVHLTGPVTRADLLGALSGVRVMHFAGHVRWQEGARGLAMADGVVGAREIVEACGERPPSLVFANSCHSGGQGEWRGGVERERGLASALLLSGVRHYLGPTGPVRDADALRFALRFWEAMLAGERYGEAVRLAKLRLVEADPKSLSFARYQLYGEPRSALPPALARKGEGATRTAGGTSTSLPAAHPDFAAPEVPWYRQKWLLAGLGAVLVATLQFWVRQAWRSWEEPIDPGVAATAAATPPSSEGGAAGGAPKKEPEAEVPRTGPISVIVVPFKDLGGTGDFAFLADALAEQVMTDFGAHEELHLYEKPQLDAPKEVLQDYQTSWYDPEHRVPIGKFFSSEVVVVGSFQSFGGKLRVLSRFVHVETGEILETVKVDGAGDDPFTLQDTFAAEVSKIAPRLVEKLR, from the coding sequence ATGACGGGGAAGAAGGACGACGACCTGCAGGCGCTGCTCGAGGAGCGGCAACGCATCGATCGCGCCCTCGAGGCGCGGCACCGGGGGGAGCGGGTCATCCTCTTCACCGACATCGTCGGCTCCACCGAGCTCTTCGAGCGCAAGGGGGACATCGAGGGCCTGGCCTTCGTGCAGCGCCACAACGACCTGCTCTTCCCCCTGGTCGAGGAGCACCAGGGCCGGATCGTGAAGACGATCGGCGACGCCATCATGGCGGTCTTCGAGGCGCCCGCGATGGGCGTGGCCTGCGCGGCCCGCATGCAGCAGGTCCTGCGCGAGGATCGCGCGGCTCACCCCGAGGCCGACGCGATCCACATCCGCATCGGCGTTCACCTGGGGGCGGTGATGCTCGCCGACGGAGACGTCTTCGGGGACGCGGTGAACACCGCCGCGCGGATCGAGGCCAAGGGGCAGGCGGACGAGGTGCTGATCTCGGCGAAGCTCTTCGAGGCGCTCCCGGCGGGCAGCGTGCAGGCCGAGCCCTGCGGGGGGGTCCCCCTCAAGGGCAAGGCCGAGCTGGTGCCGGTGATGGCCCTGCACTGGGGGGAGGGCACGCCGGCGGCCCGGCGCCTCGACCCCGGGCCTCGCGAGGCCGCCCCCGCCACCCCCGAGATCACCGGGAGCACCCAGGCGCTGCCGCCCCTGCTCGTCCTCGACCTGATGGAGGGGGGCAGGGGCCTGAAGGCCGCGGTGATGGACGGGGAGCAGGACAAGGGGCCGGTGCGCACCTTCGCCGAGGGCAGCTGGGGCCGGGCCGACGCCGACAAGATCCTGCGCCGCTTCGACGCCTTCCTCGGCGGCAACGCCTCGAGCTACGCCTCCAAGGTCCGCACCCTGGGGGAGCTGCTCTGGAACGGGGCCCTGCCGGCGAGCGTGCGGGCGCGGCTGGAGACCACCGAGCGCGGCTTCCTGCGCCTGCAGGTGGACGAGGCCTTCGCCGACGTCCCCTGGGAGCTCCTCCACGACGGCCGCACCTTCCTCGGGCTGCGCTTCGCCGTCGGCCGGGTGATCGCCACCTCGGCGACCGGCAGCGCCGGCCCGGGGACCGCGGCCGAGGCGGAGGGCGCCGCCCTGATCGTCGCCGATCCCTGCGGCGATCTCCCCTCCGCCCGGGAGGAGGGAGGCGCCGTCGCCGGGCTGCTCCACGAGGGCTTCGGCGGAGAGGTGGTCCACCTCACGGGGCCCGTCACCCGCGCCGATCTCCTCGGCGCGCTCTCCGGGGTGCGGGTGATGCACTTCGCCGGCCACGTGCGCTGGCAGGAGGGCGCCCGGGGCCTCGCCATGGCCGACGGAGTGGTCGGCGCCCGGGAGATCGTCGAGGCCTGCGGCGAGCGCCCCCCGAGCCTGGTCTTCGCCAACAGCTGCCACAGCGGCGGCCAGGGCGAGTGGCGGGGCGGGGTGGAGCGCGAGCGGGGCCTGGCCTCGGCGCTCCTCCTCTCGGGGGTGCGCCACTACCTCGGCCCGACCGGGCCGGTGCGCGACGCCGACGCGCTGCGCTTCGCCCTGCGCTTCTGGGAGGCCATGCTCGCCGGCGAGCGCTACGGCGAGGCGGTGCGCCTGGCGAAGCTGCGCCTGGTCGAGGCCGATCCGAAGAGCCTCTCCTTCGCCCGCTACCAGCTCTACGGCGAGCCCCGCTCGGCCCTGCCGCCGGCGCTCGCCCGCAAGGGAGAGGGGGCCACCCGCACCGCCGGGGGGACCTCGACCTCTCTGCCCGCGGCGCACCCCGACTTCGCCGCCCCCGAGGTGCCCTGGTACCGGCAGAAGTGGCTCCTGGCGGGCCTCGGCGCGGTGCTGGTCGCCACCCTCCAGTTCTGGGTTCGCCAGGCCTGGCGCAGCTGGGAGGAGCCCATCGATCCCGGGGTCGCCGCCACCGCCGCGGCCACGCCCCCTTCCTCCGAAGGAGGCGCCGCCGGAGGGGCGCCGAAGAAGGAGCCCGAGGCGGAGGTCCCCCGCACCGGCCCGATCAGCGTCATCGTCGTCCCCTTCAAGGATCTCGGGGGGACGGGAGACTTCGCCTTCCTCGCCGACGCGCTCGCAGAGCAGGTGATGACCGACTTCGGGGCCCACGAGGAGCTCCACCTCTACGAGAAGCCTCAGCTCGACGCGCCCAAGGAGGTGCTGCAGGACTACCAGACCTCCTGGTACGACCCCGAGCACCGGGTGCCCATCGGGAAGTTCTTCTCCTCGGAGGTGGTGGTGGTCGGCAGCTTCCAGAGCTTCGGCGGCAAGCTGCGGGTGCTCTCCCGCTTCGTGCACGTCGAGACCGGAGAGATCCTGGAGACCGTGAAGGTCGACGGCGCCGGTGACGATCCCTTCACGCTCCAGGACACCTTCGCGGCCGAGGTCTCGAAGATCGCGCCGCGCCTGGTGGAGAAGCTGCGCTAG